The Girardinichthys multiradiatus isolate DD_20200921_A chromosome 6, DD_fGirMul_XY1, whole genome shotgun sequence genome window below encodes:
- the hes6 gene encoding transcription cofactor HES-6 — translation MTPICSNPGRTDGSASEIKSDRKMRKPLVEKKRRARINESLQELRVLIADPDLQSKMENAEVLEVTVKHLESILQNRAQEVDALNREARERFAAGYIQCMHDVHTFVSSCPGIDPTIAADLLNHLLESMPLNDEEHLEASKPACNSTCSRDTMVSPAASNTSTDDLSSDLDEMASEQSQATSTEEVDTQHVSSGLTFSEPVWRPW, via the exons ATGACTCCGATCTGCAGCAACCCTGGAAGAACGGATGGAAGTGCtagtgaaataaaatctgaCAGGAAG ATGAGGAAACCTCTggtggaaaagaaaagaagagctCGCATTAATGAAAGCTTACAAGAACTCAGGGTTCTCATCGCAGACCCAGAC TTACAGTCGAAGATGGAGAATGCTGAAGTTTTGGAGGTGACGGTGAAGCATTTGGAAAGCATCCTGCAGAACCGAGCACAAG AGGTGGACGCTCTGAACAGGGAGGCCAGGGAACGTTTCGCTGCCGGCTACATCCAGTGCATGCATGACGTACACACGTTTGTGTCCAGTTGCCCTGGAATAGACCCCACCATAGCGGCTGACCTGCTGAACCACCTCCTGGAGAGCATGCCCCTTAATGATGAGGAGCATCTCGAAGCAAGCAAGCCAGCCTGTAATAGCACCTGCAGCCGGGACACCATGGTGTCCCCGGCTGCATCCAACACCTCTACTGACGACCTTAGCTCCGACCTGGATGAGATGGCCTCGGAGCAAAGCCAAGCTACCTCCACAGAGGAAGTAGACACCCAGCATGTGTCATCTGGTTTAACTTTCTCCGAGCCAGTGTGGAGACCTTGGTAG